In one window of Rhizobium oryzihabitans DNA:
- the lptE gene encoding LPS assembly lipoprotein LptE, whose product MSDVFSRWSRVAAAISVVMMAGLLAGCQVRPLYGEASGTKERLAAVSVSDVGGRVGQEVRNQLIFLMAGGAGQPATAQYNVKISVSASSSTTEVQNYDLTTRANNNYDGPYPGRVVMTGNYVLTRISDGQILRSARRSVTAQVDLPQQEFAKIRAIRDAENRAARELAEIIRTDIAATLGR is encoded by the coding sequence TTGTCTGACGTTTTTTCGAGATGGAGCCGCGTCGCGGCAGCAATTTCCGTCGTGATGATGGCTGGTCTTCTGGCGGGCTGCCAGGTGCGCCCGCTTTATGGCGAGGCTTCCGGAACCAAGGAAAGGCTGGCGGCCGTCAGCGTTTCCGACGTCGGTGGAAGAGTTGGGCAGGAAGTCCGCAATCAGCTGATCTTTCTGATGGCGGGTGGCGCAGGCCAGCCGGCAACGGCGCAGTATAACGTCAAGATTTCCGTAAGCGCTAGCTCCTCAACGACGGAAGTGCAGAATTACGACCTGACGACCCGCGCGAACAACAATTACGACGGCCCCTATCCCGGCCGTGTGGTGATGACCGGCAACTACGTTCTGACCCGTATTTCCGACGGTCAGATCCTGCGCTCCGCACGCCGCAGCGTTACGGCGCAGGTGGATCTGCCGCAGCAGGAATTCGCCAAGATCAGGGCGATCCGCGACGCTGAAAACCGGGCGGCCCGCGAGCTGGCTGAAATCATCCGTACCGATATCGCCGCCACTCTCGGCCGCTGA
- a CDS encoding YggS family pyridoxal phosphate-dependent enzyme: MEIEARLEDVRQRIAEAAEKSGRKADEVTLVAVSKTFDAETIQPVIDSGQRVFGENRVQEAQGKWPSLKEKTPDIELHLIGPLQSNKASDAVALFDVIQSIDREKIARALSEECAKQGRSLRFYVQVNTGLEPQKAGIDPRETVAFVALCRDELKLPVEGLMCIPPAEENPGPHFALLAKLAKQCGLEKLSMGMSGDFETAVEFGATSVRVGSAIFGAR, from the coding sequence ATGGAAATCGAAGCACGTCTTGAGGATGTCAGGCAGCGTATCGCGGAAGCTGCGGAAAAATCCGGTCGCAAGGCTGACGAGGTTACGCTCGTCGCCGTCTCGAAGACATTCGATGCGGAGACCATCCAGCCGGTCATCGACAGTGGCCAGCGCGTGTTCGGTGAGAATCGTGTTCAGGAAGCGCAGGGCAAGTGGCCTAGCCTGAAAGAGAAGACACCTGACATCGAACTGCATCTAATCGGTCCGCTGCAATCCAACAAGGCGTCGGATGCCGTCGCGCTGTTTGACGTCATACAGAGCATCGACCGGGAGAAAATCGCCCGTGCGCTGTCCGAAGAATGTGCCAAACAGGGCCGCAGCCTTCGTTTTTATGTGCAGGTCAATACGGGGCTTGAGCCGCAGAAGGCTGGCATCGATCCGCGCGAGACGGTCGCCTTCGTTGCTCTTTGCCGGGACGAGCTGAAATTGCCGGTGGAGGGACTGATGTGCATTCCGCCGGCGGAGGAAAATCCCGGCCCGCATTTCGCGCTTTTGGCAAAGCTTGCAAAACAATGCGGCCTCGAGAAGCTTTCCATGGGCATGTCAGGCGATTTCGAGACTGCCGTTGAATTCGGCGCCACCAGCGTGCGGGTCGGCTCGGCGATCTTCGGCGCGCGATAA
- the holA gene encoding DNA polymerase III subunit delta yields the protein MAEIKSHEFERFAENPAERFRVFVLYGPDRGLVSERANLIAKKTGIDPDDAFASLKLTASDLQGDPGRLLDEVNAIGLFGGEKLVWIKGASAEKALVDALQILAETPPEASFLIIEAGDLKKGTGLRKIAEPARSIAAIPCYADDARSLNALIDQELSADNLRIAPAARQRLIESLGGDRIASRNEIRKLALYCRGAEVIEEDDVLAIIGDASTVSADDAVDAILKGDRNAFFHATQKIMSSKTPIFLVLQGCLKQFQLLDQMRAEMDEKKQQAGQVMQTLGRHIHFRRKPIIERALRTWQPAAIAREMNRLQAAILQSRQRQSLEESVALLTLLSTTLQSGRGG from the coding sequence GTGGCGGAGATAAAATCGCATGAGTTTGAGCGCTTCGCCGAAAACCCGGCGGAGCGCTTTCGTGTTTTTGTGCTCTATGGCCCAGATCGGGGCCTCGTATCGGAGCGGGCCAACCTCATCGCTAAAAAAACCGGCATCGATCCCGATGACGCCTTTGCATCACTGAAACTGACCGCATCCGACCTGCAGGGTGATCCCGGCCGCCTCCTCGATGAGGTCAACGCCATTGGTCTCTTCGGTGGTGAAAAACTCGTCTGGATCAAAGGTGCATCGGCTGAAAAGGCACTGGTGGATGCGCTCCAGATACTGGCCGAAACACCACCCGAAGCAAGTTTCCTGATCATCGAGGCGGGTGACCTCAAAAAAGGCACCGGGCTGCGCAAGATCGCAGAACCCGCGCGCTCGATCGCCGCAATCCCCTGTTACGCGGATGATGCTCGCTCGTTGAACGCACTGATCGATCAGGAACTGTCGGCCGACAATCTGCGCATCGCGCCGGCCGCGCGGCAGAGACTGATTGAATCGCTTGGCGGCGATCGCATCGCGTCGCGCAACGAGATCCGCAAGCTGGCACTCTATTGCCGTGGCGCGGAAGTGATCGAGGAAGACGACGTGCTGGCGATCATCGGCGATGCCAGCACGGTTTCCGCTGACGACGCGGTTGACGCCATTCTCAAAGGTGACAGAAACGCCTTTTTCCACGCGACCCAGAAGATCATGTCGTCAAAGACGCCGATTTTCCTGGTGCTTCAGGGTTGCCTCAAGCAATTCCAGCTGCTCGACCAGATGCGGGCCGAAATGGACGAGAAAAAGCAGCAGGCCGGTCAGGTCATGCAAACACTCGGACGCCACATCCATTTTCGCAGAAAGCCCATCATCGAAAGAGCGCTGCGGACATGGCAGCCAGCGGCGATCGCCCGCGAGATGAACCGCCTGCAGGCGGCCATATTGCAAAGCCGCCAGCGGCAAAGCCTGGAAGAAAGCGTGGCCCTTCTG
- the leuS gene encoding leucine--tRNA ligase, whose translation MAIERYNPRDAEPRWQQKWNEDKVFVTDNSDPREKYYVLEMFPYPSGRIHMGHVRNYAMGDVVARYKRARGFNVLHPMGWDAFGMPAENAAMQNKVHPKDWTYQNIATMRGQLKSMGLSLDWTREFATCDVEYYHRQQALFIDFMEKGLVYRKQSKVNWDPVDHTVLANEQVIDGRGWRSGALVEQRELTQWFFRITDFSQDLLDELDTLDQWPEKVRLMQKNWIGRSEGLSLRWQTVAGTVPEGFSDITVYTTRPDTLFGASFLAIAADHPLARELSANNPDIAEFCDECRRHGTSLAALETAEKKGIDTGVKVVHPLDPTWELPVYVANFVLMDYGTGAIFGCPSGDQRDLDFARKYGLPVVAVVAPEGPDAESFTVEDTAYTDDGVMINSGFLNGMNTTDAFEAVVQKLSAEMLGNAPQAERKVNFRLRDWGISRQRYWGCPIPVIHCEVCGVVPVPKKDLPVKLPDDVTFDVPGNPLDRHPTWRHVACPQCGHDARRETDTMDTFVDSSWYYTRFTAPWEDQPTDPKVANHWLPVDQYIGGIEHAILHLLYSRFFTRAMRETGHVGVKEPFKGLFTQGMVVHETYSHGEGTGREWIAPADLRIEETDGARRAFLLSSGAEVKIGSIEKMSKSKKNVVDPDDIIASYGADTARFFVLSDSPPDRDVIWSEAGVEGANRFVQRVWRIIGEAAEELKNVQPQPATEGEGLAASKAAHKTLKAVQEDLDKLAFNKAIARIYELVNALAGPLADVAAGGRSDDVRAAARDAVEILIRIIAPMTPHLAEECWSALGNTGLVAQTPWPAFVPSLVEENDVVMPVQVNGKKRGELTIARDADQDAVRTAALALDAVKSILAGGEPKKVIVVPQRIVNIVV comes from the coding sequence ATGGCCATCGAACGTTACAATCCTCGCGACGCCGAGCCGCGCTGGCAGCAGAAATGGAACGAAGACAAGGTTTTCGTCACCGACAACAGCGATCCGCGCGAGAAGTATTACGTTCTGGAGATGTTTCCCTACCCGTCGGGACGCATTCACATGGGCCACGTCCGCAACTATGCCATGGGCGACGTCGTCGCCCGCTACAAGCGTGCGCGCGGCTTCAACGTTCTGCACCCGATGGGCTGGGACGCCTTCGGCATGCCTGCGGAAAACGCGGCCATGCAGAACAAGGTTCACCCGAAGGACTGGACCTACCAGAACATCGCCACCATGCGCGGCCAGCTGAAGTCCATGGGCCTGTCGCTGGACTGGACCCGTGAATTCGCGACCTGCGACGTGGAATATTACCACCGCCAGCAGGCGCTGTTCATCGACTTCATGGAAAAGGGTCTGGTTTACCGCAAGCAGTCCAAGGTCAACTGGGATCCCGTCGACCATACCGTTCTCGCCAATGAGCAGGTGATCGACGGCCGCGGCTGGCGCTCCGGCGCGCTGGTCGAGCAGCGCGAATTGACGCAATGGTTCTTCCGCATCACCGATTTCAGCCAGGATCTGCTGGACGAGCTGGACACGCTGGATCAGTGGCCGGAAAAAGTGCGCCTGATGCAGAAGAACTGGATCGGCCGTTCCGAAGGCCTGTCGCTGCGCTGGCAGACCGTTGCTGGCACAGTGCCGGAAGGTTTTTCCGACATCACCGTCTATACGACGCGTCCGGATACCCTGTTCGGCGCATCCTTCCTGGCGATCGCCGCCGATCATCCGCTGGCGAGAGAATTGTCGGCGAACAACCCCGATATCGCCGAGTTCTGCGATGAATGCCGCCGCCATGGCACCTCGCTCGCAGCGCTGGAAACGGCAGAAAAGAAGGGCATCGATACCGGCGTCAAGGTCGTGCACCCGCTCGATCCTACCTGGGAACTGCCCGTCTACGTCGCTAATTTCGTGTTGATGGATTACGGCACCGGCGCGATTTTCGGTTGCCCATCGGGTGACCAGCGCGATCTGGACTTCGCCCGCAAATACGGCCTGCCGGTCGTGGCTGTCGTCGCCCCTGAAGGCCCGGATGCAGAAAGCTTCACCGTCGAGGACACGGCCTATACCGATGACGGCGTGATGATCAATTCCGGCTTCCTGAACGGCATGAACACGACTGACGCCTTTGAGGCGGTCGTGCAGAAGCTCTCCGCCGAGATGCTGGGCAATGCGCCGCAGGCTGAGCGCAAGGTCAATTTCCGCCTGCGCGACTGGGGCATCTCCCGCCAGCGTTACTGGGGCTGCCCGATCCCGGTCATTCACTGCGAAGTCTGCGGCGTGGTGCCGGTTCCGAAGAAGGACCTGCCGGTCAAGCTGCCTGACGACGTGACTTTCGACGTGCCCGGCAATCCGCTGGACCGCCACCCCACGTGGCGTCACGTCGCCTGCCCGCAATGCGGCCATGACGCGCGTCGCGAAACCGACACGATGGATACTTTCGTCGATTCCAGCTGGTATTACACCCGCTTCACCGCGCCGTGGGAAGACCAGCCGACCGACCCGAAGGTGGCCAACCACTGGCTGCCCGTCGATCAGTATATCGGCGGCATCGAGCATGCGATCCTGCATCTGCTCTATTCCCGCTTCTTCACCCGTGCCATGCGCGAGACCGGCCATGTGGGCGTCAAGGAGCCCTTCAAGGGCCTGTTCACACAGGGCATGGTGGTGCACGAGACCTACAGCCATGGCGAAGGCACTGGCCGCGAATGGATAGCACCCGCCGACCTGCGCATAGAGGAGACGGACGGCGCTCGCCGGGCTTTCCTCCTGTCCTCCGGCGCCGAAGTCAAGATCGGCTCGATCGAGAAGATGTCGAAGTCGAAGAAGAACGTGGTCGACCCGGATGACATCATCGCATCCTATGGGGCGGACACCGCGCGCTTCTTCGTCCTGTCGGATTCTCCGCCCGATCGTGACGTCATCTGGTCGGAAGCTGGCGTGGAGGGCGCAAATCGATTCGTCCAGCGCGTTTGGCGCATCATCGGCGAAGCAGCCGAGGAACTGAAGAACGTTCAGCCGCAGCCTGCGACCGAAGGTGAAGGCCTGGCAGCGTCCAAGGCGGCCCACAAGACGCTGAAGGCCGTTCAGGAAGATCTGGACAAGCTCGCCTTCAACAAGGCGATAGCCCGCATTTACGAACTGGTCAACGCCCTGGCCGGCCCGCTTGCCGATGTCGCGGCGGGCGGCAGGTCGGATGACGTGAGGGCGGCGGCACGCGACGCCGTCGAAATCCTCATCCGCATCATTGCCCCCATGACGCCGCATCTGGCCGAAGAATGCTGGTCGGCACTGGGGAACACGGGTCTCGTCGCCCAGACGCCATGGCCGGCTTTCGTGCCCTCGCTGGTCGAGGAAAACGATGTGGTCATGCCCGTCCAGGTCAACGGCAAGAAGCGCGGCGAATTGACAATCGCGCGCGATGCGGATCAAGATGCGGTCCGCACGGCCGCCCTTGCGCTGGATGCCGTGAAATCTATTCTTGCCGGTGGCGAGCCCAAGAAAGTCATCGTGGTTCCGCAGAGGATTGTGAACATTGTTGTCTGA